A region of Streptomyces paludis DNA encodes the following proteins:
- the hemG gene encoding protoporphyrinogen oxidase — protein sequence MESSRAPHRDPAAPAARHVVVIGGGIAGLAAAHRLLGAGVRVTLLEATARLGGKLWAGEIEGAPVDLGAESMLARRPEGVALAEAVGLGPRLQPPTATTASVWTRGRLRPMPRGHVMGVPGDPAALAGLLSEEGLARLAEEPGLPPTEIGDDIAVGAYVAERLGREVVDRLVEPLLGGVYAGDAYRISMKAAVPQLFGAARTHGSLLAAVRGLQSGQDPLAAARPVFAGVEGGVGRLADAVADAVRAAGGEIVLETPVLGLARRADGWHIRTTGRPLTADGVIMAAPAWAASVLLADESPAAAAGLATVEYASMALVTMAFRRADADPVLPDGSGFLVPPVDGRTIKASTFSTRKWGWTADAAPGLFLLRTSIGRYGEEEQLQREDAELVDVSLRDLGAATGLTARPVATEVTRWTDGLPQYPVGHLDRVARIREAVAKLPGLRVCGAAYDGVGIPACVASAQRAADEIIATSTPARGTARGAGE from the coding sequence ATGGAGTCGTCGCGCGCACCACACCGGGACCCGGCCGCACCCGCCGCCCGCCATGTCGTCGTCATCGGGGGCGGTATCGCCGGTCTGGCCGCCGCGCACCGGCTGCTGGGCGCCGGGGTACGGGTGACCCTCCTGGAGGCCACCGCCCGGCTCGGCGGAAAGCTGTGGGCCGGCGAGATCGAGGGCGCCCCCGTCGACCTCGGCGCCGAGTCGATGCTCGCCCGCCGGCCCGAGGGAGTCGCCCTGGCCGAGGCCGTCGGGCTCGGCCCCCGGCTCCAGCCGCCCACCGCCACCACCGCCTCCGTATGGACCCGCGGGCGGCTGCGGCCGATGCCCCGGGGCCATGTCATGGGCGTGCCCGGCGACCCCGCCGCGCTCGCCGGACTGCTCTCCGAGGAGGGCCTCGCCCGGCTGGCCGAGGAGCCCGGACTGCCACCCACCGAGATCGGCGACGACATCGCCGTCGGCGCGTACGTGGCGGAGCGGCTCGGCCGCGAGGTCGTCGACCGGCTGGTCGAGCCGCTGCTCGGCGGGGTCTACGCGGGCGACGCGTACCGCATCTCCATGAAGGCGGCCGTCCCGCAGCTCTTCGGAGCCGCCCGCACCCACGGCTCACTGCTGGCGGCCGTCCGCGGCCTCCAGAGCGGCCAGGACCCCCTGGCCGCCGCGCGGCCGGTCTTCGCCGGCGTCGAGGGCGGGGTGGGCCGGCTCGCCGACGCCGTCGCCGACGCCGTACGGGCGGCCGGCGGCGAAATCGTCCTGGAGACCCCCGTCCTCGGCCTGGCCCGCCGCGCCGACGGCTGGCACATCCGCACCACCGGACGCCCGCTGACCGCCGACGGGGTGATCATGGCGGCCCCCGCCTGGGCCGCCTCCGTACTCCTCGCCGACGAGTCCCCGGCCGCCGCCGCCGGGCTCGCCACCGTCGAGTACGCCTCGATGGCCCTGGTCACCATGGCGTTCCGGCGCGCGGACGCGGACCCCGTACTGCCCGACGGCAGCGGCTTCCTCGTCCCGCCCGTCGACGGCCGCACCATCAAGGCGTCGACCTTCTCCACCCGCAAGTGGGGCTGGACCGCCGACGCCGCGCCCGGCCTGTTCCTCCTGCGCACCTCCATCGGCCGCTACGGCGAGGAGGAGCAGCTCCAGCGCGAGGACGCCGAACTCGTCGATGTCTCCCTGCGCGACCTCGGCGCGGCCACCGGACTCACCGCGCGGCCGGTGGCCACCGAGGTGACCCGCTGGACGGACGGGCTGCCCCAGTACCCCGTCGGCCATCTGGACCGGGTCGCGCGGATCCGCGAGGCGGTGGCGAAACTCCCGGGCCTGCGGGTCTGCGGCGCGGCGTACGACGGCGTCGGCATCCCGGCCTGTGTCGCGAGCGCGCAACGGGCCGCGGACGAGATCATCGCCACGTCCACCCCGGCGCGGGGCACCGCCCGGGGCGCGGGAGAATAG
- a CDS encoding DUF4349 domain-containing protein, with product MRRTPMIAAALLTLSLVLTGCSGIDSSSSDKSLAQDAGQPADAKGGTGQGAADQVGAGAPGGKGKAADTTNPAGTQVIRTARLSVRVKNAEKAVEVARAAAGTAGGLVQSEVTESGGADDGVHSTVVLRVPQESYDAVLRELAGTGKLLSRSTNAKDVTDQVVDVNSRIASQRASVARVRELMDQAVKISDVVQLEGELSTRQAELESLLARQASLKDRASLATITLDLSEAPAKVAEEKKKDSEPGFLDALGGGWDALVTTVRLISVVLGAVLPFAAVFGALYVLWRLVRGRWVRDRRPAGAAAGAPEEQGADEQRGERD from the coding sequence ATGCGCAGGACGCCGATGATCGCGGCAGCACTACTCACCCTCTCGCTCGTCCTCACCGGATGCAGCGGGATCGACTCCAGCTCCAGCGACAAATCGCTCGCGCAGGACGCCGGCCAGCCGGCCGACGCGAAGGGCGGCACCGGACAGGGCGCCGCCGACCAGGTGGGCGCGGGCGCGCCGGGCGGCAAGGGCAAGGCCGCGGACACCACGAACCCGGCCGGGACGCAGGTGATCCGTACCGCCCGGCTGTCCGTGCGGGTCAAGAACGCCGAGAAGGCGGTGGAGGTGGCGCGGGCGGCGGCCGGGACCGCGGGCGGTCTCGTGCAGAGCGAAGTCACCGAGAGCGGCGGGGCGGACGACGGGGTGCACTCGACGGTCGTGCTGCGCGTCCCGCAGGAGTCGTACGACGCGGTCCTGCGCGAACTCGCGGGCACCGGCAAGCTGTTGTCGCGCAGCACGAACGCCAAGGACGTCACGGACCAGGTGGTCGACGTCAACAGCCGGATCGCCTCGCAGCGGGCGAGCGTGGCACGGGTGCGCGAGCTGATGGACCAGGCCGTCAAGATCAGCGACGTGGTCCAGCTGGAGGGCGAGCTGAGCACCCGTCAGGCGGAGCTGGAGTCGCTCCTGGCGCGGCAGGCGTCCCTGAAGGACCGTGCCTCGCTGGCGACCATCACCCTGGACCTCAGCGAGGCTCCGGCGAAGGTGGCGGAGGAGAAGAAGAAGGACAGCGAACCGGGGTTCCTGGACGCGCTCGGAGGCGGCTGGGACGCGCTGGTCACGACCGTGCGCCTGATCTCGGTGGTGCTGGGCGCGGTGCTCCCGTTCGCGGCCGTGTTCGGCGCGCTGTACGTGCTGTGGCGGCTGGTCAGGGGCCGGTGGGTACGGGACCGCCGCCCGGCCGGGGCGGCGGCCGGGGCCCCGGAGGAGCAGGGGGCCGACGAGCAGCGGGGCGAGCGGGACTGA
- the hemE gene encoding uroporphyrinogen decarboxylase, with product MSANDRPSGQQTKTYESAFMKACRREPVPHTPVWFMRQAGRSLPEYLKVREGIPMLESCMRPELVAEITLQPVRRHKVDAAIYFSDIVVPLKAIGLDLDIKPGVGPVVAEPIRTRADLARLRDLTPDDVWYVTEAMGLLTAELGETPLIGFAGAPFTLASYLVEGGPSRNHEHTKAMMYGDPQLWADLLDRLADITAAFLKVQIEAGASAVQLFDSWVGALAPADYRRSVQPASAKVFDAVAPYGVPRIHFGVGTGELLGAMGEAGADVVGVDWRVPLDEAARRVGPGKALQGNLDPAVLFAPTAAVETKTREVLDAAAGLEGHIFNLGHGVLPTMDPDALSRLVAYVHSETAR from the coding sequence GTGAGCGCCAACGACCGCCCTTCGGGCCAGCAGACGAAGACGTACGAATCGGCCTTTATGAAGGCATGCAGGCGCGAGCCCGTGCCACACACGCCGGTCTGGTTCATGCGGCAGGCGGGGCGCTCACTGCCGGAGTATCTGAAGGTCCGTGAGGGAATTCCGATGCTGGAGTCCTGCATGCGGCCCGAGCTGGTGGCGGAGATCACCCTCCAGCCGGTACGCCGTCACAAGGTCGACGCGGCCATCTACTTCAGCGACATCGTCGTCCCCCTCAAGGCCATCGGCCTCGATCTCGACATCAAGCCGGGCGTCGGCCCCGTCGTCGCCGAACCGATCCGCACCCGCGCCGACCTCGCCCGGCTGCGCGACCTCACCCCCGACGACGTCTGGTACGTCACCGAGGCCATGGGCCTGCTCACCGCCGAGCTGGGCGAGACCCCGCTCATCGGCTTCGCCGGCGCGCCCTTCACCCTCGCCAGCTATCTCGTGGAGGGCGGCCCGTCCCGCAACCACGAGCACACCAAAGCGATGATGTACGGCGACCCCCAGCTCTGGGCCGATCTGCTCGACCGGCTCGCGGACATCACCGCCGCCTTCCTCAAGGTCCAGATCGAGGCGGGCGCGAGCGCCGTCCAGCTCTTCGACTCCTGGGTGGGCGCGCTGGCCCCCGCCGACTACCGGCGCTCCGTCCAGCCCGCCTCCGCCAAGGTCTTCGACGCCGTCGCCCCCTACGGAGTCCCGCGCATCCACTTCGGCGTGGGCACCGGCGAACTCCTCGGCGCGATGGGCGAGGCCGGCGCGGATGTCGTCGGCGTCGACTGGCGCGTCCCGCTCGACGAGGCCGCCCGCCGGGTCGGCCCCGGCAAGGCGCTCCAGGGCAATCTGGACCCGGCCGTGCTGTTCGCCCCCACCGCCGCGGTGGAGACCAAGACCCGCGAGGTGCTGGACGCGGCGGCCGGTCTTGAGGGGCATATCTTCAACCTCGGCCACGGCGTCCTGCCGACCATGGACCCGGACGCGCTCTCCCGGCTGGTCGCGTACGTCCACAGCGAGACGGCCCGCTGA
- a CDS encoding glycosyltransferase family 39 protein, with product MISHIAPLRAALLRSRLPVWPIPVLWTLALGLWGLSRERSLWRDEAATWQVALRSTADIRRMLEQVDVVHGLYYLLIRGLFASFGPSTTTLRLPSVLAMAVAAACVAVIGHRLAGFWAGLGGGMAFGLLPAVQFYLQEGRPYALVAACAGIATLLLVRALEGRGGAALWGAYGAVILLSGLLNWLSLMILPAHLVTLVWARAGRRTGTRWAVAATVAVAGVLPLILFSRSQSEQVSWIPPLTWHMMIGPAVLLAIGCLGALLDRPRPGRPPAAAVGLPLLAVPQLGLAGLSLAHPLFVDRYVVFSLLGLALLIGVGLGAAVRAAGPRFPRASVWILPGAVAVVAAALLPHSLAKRSPASRVDDVLAVAADVRRLKGSGGAVVFVPAARRDTRSVSPGAFAGLRDIALTRSPVESGTLKGVEAGPAGIRDAMLAQRRILLVTDAREVAKPLSGARDRTKISVLREHFTVVADEQVRGRRVTVYERRTPPPHREAAAGAGQRGVRAGVSARR from the coding sequence ATGATCTCCCATATAGCCCCGCTCCGGGCAGCGCTGCTCCGGAGCCGACTGCCCGTCTGGCCGATCCCGGTGCTGTGGACCCTGGCGCTCGGCCTGTGGGGACTGTCCCGGGAGCGGAGCCTGTGGCGTGACGAGGCCGCGACCTGGCAGGTGGCACTGCGCTCCACCGCCGACATCCGGCGCATGCTGGAGCAGGTCGATGTGGTGCACGGGCTCTACTACCTGCTGATACGGGGGCTCTTCGCCTCCTTCGGGCCCAGCACCACGACGCTGCGGCTGCCCTCCGTACTGGCGATGGCGGTGGCCGCGGCCTGTGTGGCGGTCATCGGCCACCGGCTGGCCGGGTTCTGGGCGGGGCTGGGCGGCGGGATGGCGTTCGGGCTGCTGCCGGCCGTGCAGTTCTACCTCCAGGAGGGCCGCCCGTACGCGCTGGTGGCGGCCTGCGCGGGCATCGCGACCCTGCTGCTGGTGAGGGCGCTGGAGGGGCGCGGCGGGGCGGCGCTCTGGGGCGCGTACGGCGCGGTGATCCTGCTGTCCGGACTGCTGAACTGGCTGTCCCTGATGATCCTGCCCGCCCATCTGGTGACCCTGGTCTGGGCGCGGGCCGGGCGCCGTACGGGCACGCGCTGGGCGGTGGCCGCGACGGTGGCGGTGGCCGGGGTGCTGCCGCTGATCCTCTTCAGCCGGAGCCAGTCCGAGCAGGTGTCCTGGATACCGCCGCTGACCTGGCACATGATGATCGGCCCCGCGGTCCTGCTGGCGATCGGCTGCCTCGGCGCCCTGCTGGACCGGCCCCGCCCGGGCCGGCCACCGGCGGCGGCCGTCGGACTGCCGCTGCTGGCGGTGCCGCAGCTCGGACTGGCCGGACTCTCGCTGGCGCACCCGCTGTTCGTGGACCGCTATGTGGTGTTCAGCCTGCTGGGTCTGGCCCTGCTGATCGGTGTGGGACTCGGCGCGGCGGTACGGGCGGCCGGGCCGCGCTTCCCGCGCGCGTCGGTCTGGATCCTTCCCGGGGCGGTCGCCGTGGTGGCGGCGGCCCTGCTGCCGCATTCGCTGGCCAAGCGGTCCCCGGCGAGCCGGGTGGACGACGTCCTCGCGGTGGCGGCCGACGTACGGCGGCTGAAGGGATCCGGGGGAGCGGTGGTGTTCGTACCGGCCGCGCGGCGCGACACCCGGTCGGTCTCTCCCGGGGCGTTCGCCGGGCTGCGGGACATCGCCCTGACGCGGAGCCCGGTGGAGTCCGGGACGCTGAAGGGCGTCGAGGCGGGCCCGGCCGGGATCCGGGACGCGATGCTGGCCCAGCGGCGGATCCTGCTGGTCACGGACGCCCGGGAGGTGGCGAAGCCGCTGTCGGGGGCGCGCGACCGGACGAAGATCTCCGTACTGCGCGAGCACTTCACGGTGGTGGCGGACGAACAGGTCCGCGGGCGCCGGGTGACGGTGTACGAGCGGCGCACCCCGCCGCCGCACCGGGAAGCGGCGGCGGGGGCGGGGCAGCGGGGGGTACGGGCCGGGGTCAGTGCCCGGCGATGA
- the aztD gene encoding zinc metallochaperone AztD, whose amino-acid sequence MNTSIRRRAVTGTALALAVSTVLTACGGEDSSSAASSASGAKADATATATPAAAVKDPLVVTFDGGLYILDGESLETAGTLALPGFNRVNAAGDKDHVIVSTDTGFRVLNATAQALTGIEYKGAKPGHVVRHAGRTALFTDGTGEVNVFDPAALSGGEKPEGRTYTSAEAHHGVAIELANGELLSTLGTEEKRTGALVLDKNDKEIARYENCPGVHGEAAAKNEAVAVGCQDGILIYQNGAFTKIDAPDDYGRIGNQAGSDLSPVLLGDYKTDPEAELERPTRISLIDTAKKKLRLVDLGTSYSFRSLARGPHGEALVLGTDGALHVIDQNTGKTEKKIPVVGEWQEPLDWQQPRPTLFVRGTTAYISEPGKKALHALDLETGKKITSVTLPKSTNELSGVIAGH is encoded by the coding sequence ATGAACACGTCGATACGCCGCAGAGCCGTCACGGGCACGGCACTCGCCCTGGCGGTGTCCACCGTACTGACCGCCTGCGGAGGAGAGGACTCCTCCTCCGCGGCCTCCTCCGCCTCCGGCGCCAAGGCCGATGCCACCGCGACCGCGACACCCGCCGCGGCGGTCAAGGACCCGCTGGTCGTCACCTTCGACGGCGGCCTGTACATCCTGGACGGCGAGAGCCTCGAAACGGCCGGGACCCTCGCACTTCCCGGCTTCAACCGGGTCAACGCCGCCGGTGACAAGGACCATGTCATCGTCTCCACGGACACCGGCTTCCGCGTCCTGAACGCCACCGCCCAGGCCCTCACCGGTATCGAGTACAAGGGCGCCAAGCCCGGCCATGTCGTACGTCACGCGGGCCGGACCGCGCTCTTCACCGACGGCACCGGAGAGGTCAACGTCTTCGACCCGGCCGCGCTGAGCGGCGGCGAGAAGCCGGAAGGCCGCACCTACACCTCGGCCGAGGCACACCACGGCGTCGCCATCGAACTGGCCAACGGCGAACTGCTCAGCACCCTGGGCACCGAGGAGAAGCGCACCGGCGCGCTGGTGCTGGACAAGAACGACAAGGAGATCGCGCGCTACGAGAACTGCCCCGGCGTGCACGGTGAGGCCGCCGCCAAGAACGAGGCGGTCGCCGTCGGCTGCCAGGACGGCATCCTGATCTACCAGAACGGCGCGTTCACCAAGATCGACGCCCCCGACGACTACGGCCGTATCGGCAACCAGGCCGGCAGCGACCTCTCACCGGTCCTGCTGGGCGACTACAAGACCGACCCCGAGGCCGAGTTGGAGCGCCCGACCCGTATCTCCCTCATCGACACCGCGAAGAAGAAGCTGCGCCTGGTGGACCTGGGCACCAGCTACTCCTTCCGCTCGCTCGCCCGCGGCCCGCACGGCGAGGCGCTGGTCCTCGGCACCGACGGCGCTCTCCACGTCATCGACCAGAACACCGGAAAGACCGAGAAGAAGATCCCCGTCGTGGGCGAGTGGCAGGAGCCGCTGGACTGGCAGCAGCCCCGGCCCACCCTCTTCGTCCGCGGCACCACCGCCTACATCTCCGAGCCCGGCAAGAAGGCCCTGCACGCCCTGGACCTGGAGACGGGGAAGAAAATCACCTCCGTCACCCTGCCGAAGAGCACCAACGAGCTGTCGGGCGTCATCGCCGGGCACTGA
- the aztC gene encoding zinc ABC transporter substrate-binding protein AztC — translation MSRTGARRRAAAGPARVRGPFPVLLALLTLVTAATATACATEHGRSDIVVTTNILGDITREIVGDQAEVTVLMKPNADPHSFGLSAVQAAQLERAGLVVHNGLGLEENVLRHVAAARASGVATFAAGEAADPLTFRTADDGGPGGEAGQPDPHFWTDPDRVRKAVGLIADQVIEHVDGVDADAIRANAARYTGELTDLTAWMEKSFGRVPEDRRALVTNHHVFGYLAERFGLRVIGAVIPSGTTLASPSSSDLRSLTEAMEQAGVRTVFADSSQPRRLAEVLRTELGGRVRVVALHSESLTAEGGGADTYLRMMRANTTAMTGGLTGD, via the coding sequence ATGAGCCGGACCGGGGCGAGACGGCGCGCGGCAGCGGGCCCGGCGCGGGTGCGCGGCCCGTTTCCCGTACTGCTCGCCCTGCTCACCCTTGTCACGGCCGCCACCGCCACCGCCTGCGCCACCGAGCACGGCCGGTCCGACATCGTCGTGACGACCAACATCCTCGGCGACATCACCCGGGAGATCGTCGGCGACCAGGCGGAGGTCACGGTGCTGATGAAGCCCAACGCCGATCCGCACTCCTTCGGCCTCTCGGCGGTGCAGGCCGCCCAGTTGGAGCGGGCCGGTCTGGTCGTCCACAACGGCCTGGGGCTGGAGGAGAACGTCCTGCGGCATGTGGCCGCCGCCCGCGCGTCCGGTGTCGCCACCTTCGCGGCCGGTGAGGCGGCCGACCCGCTCACCTTCCGCACGGCCGACGACGGCGGCCCCGGCGGAGAGGCAGGACAGCCCGACCCGCACTTCTGGACCGACCCGGACCGGGTGCGCAAGGCCGTCGGCCTGATAGCCGACCAGGTCATCGAGCATGTCGACGGCGTGGACGCCGACGCGATACGCGCCAACGCCGCCCGCTACACCGGTGAACTCACGGACCTCACCGCCTGGATGGAGAAATCCTTCGGCCGCGTTCCCGAGGACCGGCGGGCCCTGGTCACCAACCACCATGTCTTCGGCTATCTCGCAGAACGCTTCGGCCTCCGGGTGATCGGCGCGGTCATCCCCAGCGGCACCACACTGGCCTCCCCCAGCTCCTCGGACCTCCGCTCACTCACCGAGGCGATGGAACAGGCGGGCGTACGCACCGTCTTCGCGGACTCCTCCCAGCCCAGGCGGCTCGCCGAGGTGCTGCGTACGGAGCTGGGCGGCCGGGTCCGGGTCGTCGCGCTCCACTCGGAGTCGCTGACCGCCGAGGGCGGGGGCGCGGACACGTACCTGCGGATGATGCGCGCCAACACCACCGCCATGACGGGCGGCCTCACCGGCGACTGA
- the hemQ gene encoding hydrogen peroxide-dependent heme synthase, protein MTAAPEKIPNAGKKARDLNEVIRYTLWSVFRLRDALPEDRTGYADEVQELFDQLGAKDITVRGTYDVSGLRADADVMIWWHAETADELQDAYNRFRRTRLGRALEPVWSNMALHRPAEFNKSHVPAFLADETPRDYVSVYPFVRSYDWYLLPDEERRQMLADHGKMARGYPDVRANTVASFSLGDYEWILAFEADELYRIVDLMRHLRGSQARLYVREEVPFYTGRRKSVADLVAGLA, encoded by the coding sequence ATGACTGCTGCTCCAGAGAAGATCCCGAACGCGGGCAAGAAGGCCAGGGACCTCAACGAGGTCATCCGCTACACGCTGTGGTCCGTCTTCCGGCTCCGGGACGCGCTGCCCGAGGACCGCACCGGTTACGCGGACGAGGTCCAGGAGCTGTTCGACCAGCTCGGCGCCAAGGACATCACCGTACGCGGCACGTACGACGTGTCCGGGCTGCGCGCGGACGCCGACGTCATGATCTGGTGGCACGCCGAGACCGCGGACGAACTCCAGGACGCGTACAACCGCTTCCGCCGCACCCGCCTGGGCCGCGCCCTGGAGCCGGTCTGGTCGAACATGGCGCTGCACCGCCCCGCCGAGTTCAACAAGTCGCACGTGCCGGCCTTCCTGGCCGACGAGACACCCCGCGACTACGTCAGCGTCTATCCGTTCGTCCGCAGTTACGACTGGTACCTGCTGCCGGACGAGGAGCGGCGCCAGATGCTCGCGGACCACGGCAAGATGGCGCGCGGTTACCCGGACGTGCGTGCCAACACTGTGGCATCCTTCTCGCTCGGCGACTACGAGTGGATCCTCGCCTTCGAGGCCGACGAGCTGTACCGGATCGTCGACCTGATGCGTCATCTGCGCGGCTCCCAGGCGCGCCTGTACGTACGGGAAGAGGTGCCGTTCTACACCGGCCGCCGCAAGTCGGTGGCGGATCTGGTGGCCGGGCTCGCATAG
- a CDS encoding FAD-dependent oxidoreductase: MAAERMVVIGGDAAGMSAASQARRERGPAELEIVAFERGHFTSYSACGIPYWVGGDVPERAALIARTPEEHRERAIDLRMRTEAVEIDVPGQRVRARDLATGAESWTGFDKLVVATGARPVRPALPGIGARGVHGVQTLDDGQALLDTLDGTEGGRAVVVGAGYIGVEMAEALLKRGYEVTVVHRGEQPMATLDPDMGRLVHTAMDAMGITTVGGAAVTAIRTGADGRVRAVVTEDAEYPADVVVLGIGVEPETTLAGAAGLPLGAYGGLLTDLSMRVRGHGNIWAGGDCVEVLDLVSGAHRHIALGTHANKHGQIIGANAGGGYATFPGVVGTAVSKVCALEIARTGLREKDADRAGLRYVSATVESTNSAGYYPGAAPMTVKMLAERRTGRLLGVQIVGREGSAKRVDIAAVALTAGMTVERMTTLDLGYAPPFSPVWDPVLVAARKAVAAVRAAGM, translated from the coding sequence ATGGCGGCGGAGCGCATGGTGGTCATCGGCGGCGACGCGGCGGGTATGTCCGCCGCGTCGCAGGCCCGCAGGGAGCGGGGGCCGGCGGAGCTGGAGATCGTCGCCTTCGAGCGCGGCCACTTCACCTCGTACTCGGCCTGCGGCATCCCGTACTGGGTGGGCGGGGACGTCCCGGAGCGCGCCGCGCTGATCGCGCGGACGCCCGAGGAGCATCGAGAACGAGCCATTGATCTGCGGATGCGTACCGAGGCCGTGGAGATCGATGTTCCCGGGCAGCGGGTGCGGGCCCGTGACCTGGCCACCGGTGCGGAGAGCTGGACCGGCTTCGACAAGCTGGTCGTGGCGACGGGCGCGCGGCCGGTGCGGCCCGCGCTGCCCGGTATCGGCGCGCGGGGTGTGCACGGGGTGCAGACCCTGGACGACGGCCAGGCGCTGCTGGACACCCTGGACGGTACGGAGGGCGGGCGCGCGGTCGTCGTCGGCGCGGGCTATATCGGTGTCGAGATGGCGGAGGCGCTGCTCAAGCGGGGGTACGAGGTGACGGTCGTGCACCGGGGGGAGCAGCCGATGGCGACGCTCGACCCGGACATGGGGCGGCTCGTGCACACGGCGATGGACGCGATGGGGATCACCACGGTGGGCGGCGCGGCGGTCACCGCGATCCGGACCGGCGCGGACGGCCGGGTGCGGGCCGTGGTCACCGAGGACGCCGAGTATCCGGCCGATGTCGTCGTGCTGGGCATCGGTGTGGAGCCGGAGACCACGCTGGCGGGCGCGGCGGGGCTGCCGCTCGGGGCGTACGGCGGGCTGCTCACCGATCTGTCGATGCGGGTGCGCGGGCACGGGAACATCTGGGCGGGCGGCGACTGTGTGGAGGTGCTCGACCTGGTCTCGGGCGCGCACCGCCATATCGCGCTCGGCACCCACGCGAACAAGCACGGCCAGATCATCGGCGCGAACGCGGGCGGCGGTTACGCCACGTTCCCCGGGGTGGTGGGGACGGCCGTGAGCAAGGTCTGCGCGCTGGAGATCGCCCGGACCGGCCTGCGCGAGAAGGACGCCGACCGGGCCGGGCTGCGGTATGTGAGCGCCACCGTCGAGTCCACCAACAGCGCCGGTTACTACCCGGGCGCGGCCCCGATGACGGTCAAGATGCTCGCGGAGCGCCGGACGGGCCGGCTGCTGGGCGTCCAGATCGTGGGGCGCGAGGGCAGCGCGAAGCGGGTGGACATCGCGGCGGTGGCGCTCACGGCCGGGATGACCGTGGAGCGGATGACCACCCTGGACCTCGGTTACGCGCCGCCGTTCTCGCCGGTCTGGGACCCGGTGCTGGTGGCGGCGCGCAAGGCGGTGGCCGCGGTGCGCGCCGCCGGTATGTAG
- a CDS encoding helix-turn-helix transcriptional regulator: MSVLLEQPASLVAYRPNKPTAMVVVADPRVRSTVTRHLWALGVRDVIEASSIAEARPRVGNPRDICVADVHLPDGSGLTLLSETRAAGWPNGLALSAADDIGAVRNALAGGVKGYVVTGTRTNIGHPGRPGAAPIGAGQRMHRRPPGAPSHPGGYRELSGREVEVLRLVAEGQSNKAIGVSMGLSALTVKSHLARIARKLGTGDRAGMVAVALRTGIIH, from the coding sequence GTGTCCGTTCTCCTTGAGCAGCCCGCAAGCCTGGTCGCCTACCGCCCGAACAAGCCGACGGCCATGGTCGTCGTGGCCGACCCCCGCGTCCGCTCCACCGTCACCCGCCACCTGTGGGCCCTCGGAGTACGGGACGTCATCGAGGCGTCGTCCATCGCGGAGGCCCGCCCCCGCGTCGGCAACCCGCGCGACATCTGCGTTGCCGACGTCCATCTGCCCGACGGTTCCGGGCTGACCCTGCTGTCCGAGACCCGCGCGGCGGGCTGGCCCAACGGCCTCGCCCTCTCCGCCGCCGATGACATCGGCGCGGTGCGCAACGCCCTCGCGGGCGGCGTCAAGGGCTATGTCGTCACCGGAACCCGTACCAACATCGGCCACCCGGGCCGCCCCGGCGCCGCCCCCATCGGCGCCGGACAGCGGATGCACCGCCGCCCGCCCGGCGCCCCGAGCCACCCCGGCGGCTACCGCGAGCTGTCCGGCCGCGAGGTCGAGGTGCTCCGGCTCGTCGCCGAGGGCCAGTCCAACAAGGCCATCGGCGTGTCGATGGGCCTGTCCGCCCTCACCGTGAAGAGCCACCTCGCCCGGATCGCGCGCAAGCTCGGCACCGGCGACCGGGCCGGAATGGTCGCCGTGGCCCTCCGTACCGGAATCATCCACTGA
- a CDS encoding DUF3000 domain-containing protein — protein MAAAQGQFSDHSNGTEGTGGKGGMESDSAPVAPAVPAAFRAAVDALRAARPRPGIELDPTPPPKRLAPYAYAVEAAVVDGEDDLADGRLILLHDPSGHDAWQGAFRLVTLVRAELEPEMAADPLLPEVCWSWLTGALEARGLSYGEASGTVTRAGSHYFGGLAERGPVTQIEIRASWTPREGRGGVPDTAAHLAAWCDLLCQVAGLPPLSPGAVPGPGETGAGAGVVSLPQRRGPQAP, from the coding sequence ATGGCTGCGGCTCAGGGACAGTTTTCCGATCATTCCAACGGCACCGAGGGAACAGGCGGCAAGGGCGGCATGGAGAGCGATTCCGCACCGGTCGCACCGGCCGTTCCGGCCGCGTTCCGCGCGGCGGTCGACGCACTGCGGGCGGCCCGGCCGCGGCCGGGGATCGAGCTGGACCCGACCCCGCCGCCGAAGCGGCTCGCACCGTACGCGTACGCGGTGGAGGCGGCGGTGGTGGACGGGGAGGACGATCTCGCGGACGGCCGGCTCATCCTGCTGCACGACCCGTCGGGCCATGACGCCTGGCAGGGCGCCTTCCGGCTGGTGACGCTCGTCCGGGCGGAGCTGGAGCCGGAGATGGCCGCCGATCCGCTGCTGCCGGAGGTGTGCTGGTCCTGGCTGACGGGCGCACTGGAGGCGCGCGGGCTGTCGTACGGGGAGGCGAGCGGGACCGTGACACGGGCCGGGTCGCACTACTTCGGCGGTCTCGCGGAGCGCGGGCCGGTGACCCAGATCGAGATCCGGGCGTCGTGGACCCCGCGCGAGGGCCGCGGCGGGGTGCCGGACACGGCGGCGCATCTGGCGGCCTGGTGCGATCTGCTCTGTCAGGTCGCGGGGCTGCCGCCGCTCTCCCCGGGGGCGGTGCCGGGGCCCGGCGAGACCGGGGCGGGCGCGGGTGTGGTGTCGCTGCCGCAGCGGCGGGGGCCACAGGCGCCGTGA